A single genomic interval of Chryseobacterium paludis harbors:
- the rnhA gene encoding ribonuclease HI: MRIEIYTDGACSGNPGKGGYGILMRVPEKNYQKTFSKGFRKTTNNRMELLAVITALEKLKSTENDIHVFTDSKYVSDAINQNWISGWIKRGWKNVKNPDLWKKFVILYNQHSPKMHWIKGHAGHFENELCDKLAVAAAASSHLEIDTFFEDLENNSLF, encoded by the coding sequence TTGAGAATTGAAATATATACCGACGGAGCATGTAGTGGAAATCCTGGAAAAGGAGGATATGGAATTCTGATGCGCGTTCCAGAAAAAAATTATCAAAAAACTTTTTCTAAAGGTTTCCGAAAAACAACAAATAACAGAATGGAACTTTTAGCTGTTATTACAGCTTTAGAAAAACTGAAATCAACAGAAAATGACATTCATGTTTTTACAGACAGTAAATATGTTTCAGATGCCATTAATCAAAATTGGATTTCAGGCTGGATAAAAAGAGGTTGGAAAAACGTAAAGAACCCTGATCTGTGGAAAAAGTTCGTTATCCTCTATAATCAGCACAGTCCAAAAATGCACTGGATAAAAGGACATGCCGGTCATTTCGAAAATGAGTTGTGTGATAAGCTTGCAGTTGCCGCCGCAGCATCTTCTCATTTAGAAATTGACACCTTTTTTGAAGATCTTGAAAATAATTCCCTGTTTTAA
- a CDS encoding T9SS type B sorting domain-containing protein produces the protein MNKKLLFYFTLVLFCLSGKLFSQTYQLTGNPVNTTGWTVVPSAVVNGDFVMLTDDLTNKSGAIKLNDPINLKYCDKWRIEFDFRMDGNGTSAGRGDGFSFWYLQNPPITSQLGSGLGIPQNAIGLMIGFDLYNNTTAGQMNKVHLAYGVVQNTTDTNNIEYFNTPGSSFHSADLTSTLPLVGPTFKHVEVTGEVDPATPTNWIITLKIDGTSVINQSFAPAGAAAAITQGYFGFSASTGAASVRNSIKNVKIYTDKVAILQNSATQSFCPNPSTGNGVVNLTTFNSQFVTTPANYTFTYYVLGSSTPIANPTNYQFNANTTISVVIKDNAGVLCDNPDGKILLVLAPFTASNVTISECNNNKAGIATFNLVTAPVTGVPGVIKKFYKTLNDLNAGTNEITNPATYTSAPGIVYVKVTTPQGCTGTAQITLSFLPEVVANDDTIRSCFIDTNITSGLFNLTTANITTQTGVIKKYYTTLANAVGGTNEIVNPAAYVSTTGVVYVKVTDANNCYTIVKINLVVLPPVQSSVLKDQTICIDETATLDAGPGFDGYLWNTGATTQSIQNVPVGIYSVLLKTGNCLTNQIVRVKAAPQPVITSIDITNSTITVNVNGGTPPYKFSLDGVTWQDSNIFSGLSRGEHKIFVKDFYNCNPIDVQITVPNLINAITPNGDNVNDYIDYSALAYKKNLVFIVYDRYGNKLYEADKLRNYRWDGTSGGKKISTATYWYTISWNENDKNNTQTNYNGWVLVKNRE, from the coding sequence ATGAATAAAAAATTACTATTTTATTTTACTCTGGTTTTATTCTGCTTATCCGGAAAACTCTTTTCACAAACTTATCAGCTCACAGGAAATCCCGTGAATACTACAGGTTGGACCGTAGTTCCTTCTGCAGTAGTAAATGGAGATTTTGTCATGCTTACCGATGACTTAACAAATAAATCCGGAGCTATAAAGCTTAATGATCCCATTAATCTAAAATACTGTGACAAATGGAGAATTGAATTTGATTTCAGAATGGATGGAAATGGAACATCTGCTGGAAGAGGAGATGGCTTTTCATTTTGGTATCTACAAAATCCTCCAATAACAAGTCAACTGGGCTCTGGTTTAGGAATCCCGCAAAATGCAATCGGCTTAATGATTGGTTTTGACCTTTACAACAATACAACAGCAGGTCAGATGAATAAAGTACATCTTGCCTATGGTGTTGTACAAAATACCACTGATACAAACAATATCGAATATTTTAATACTCCCGGAAGTTCATTTCACTCTGCTGATCTAACGTCTACCCTTCCTTTGGTAGGCCCCACCTTTAAACATGTTGAGGTGACCGGAGAAGTGGATCCTGCAACACCAACTAACTGGATTATTACTTTAAAAATTGATGGAACCTCAGTTATTAACCAATCTTTTGCACCTGCCGGAGCAGCAGCAGCAATAACCCAGGGATATTTTGGCTTCTCTGCATCTACAGGAGCAGCATCTGTAAGAAACTCCATTAAAAATGTAAAGATATATACGGACAAAGTTGCAATATTACAAAACTCTGCAACACAATCTTTCTGTCCCAATCCTTCCACAGGGAACGGTGTTGTGAATTTAACTACATTCAATTCGCAGTTTGTAACTACACCAGCGAACTATACATTTACTTACTATGTTCTAGGTAGCTCAACACCAATTGCGAATCCTACCAATTATCAATTCAATGCCAATACAACGATATCCGTTGTCATAAAAGACAATGCAGGAGTCCTATGCGATAATCCTGACGGAAAAATACTCCTCGTTCTCGCTCCGTTCACAGCAAGTAATGTAACAATATCTGAATGTAACAATAATAAAGCTGGCATAGCAACATTTAACCTTGTAACAGCGCCTGTAACAGGAGTACCTGGCGTCATTAAGAAATTCTATAAAACGTTAAATGACCTCAACGCGGGAACCAATGAGATTACAAACCCAGCAACTTACACTTCTGCTCCAGGAATTGTTTATGTGAAAGTAACAACCCCTCAAGGCTGTACTGGAACAGCACAAATCACTCTTTCATTTCTTCCTGAAGTAGTTGCTAATGATGACACTATACGTTCATGTTTTATTGATACAAATATTACATCCGGTTTATTTAATCTAACCACAGCCAACATAACAACACAAACTGGAGTTATCAAAAAATATTATACAACCCTGGCAAATGCTGTAGGTGGTACTAACGAAATAGTAAATCCGGCAGCATATGTTTCCACTACCGGCGTAGTCTATGTTAAAGTAACTGATGCCAATAATTGTTATACTATTGTAAAGATCAATCTTGTTGTTTTACCTCCGGTACAATCCTCCGTTCTTAAAGATCAGACAATTTGTATCGATGAAACAGCAACTTTAGATGCAGGTCCGGGTTTTGATGGTTATCTATGGAATACAGGAGCAACCACTCAATCTATTCAAAATGTTCCTGTAGGAATTTACTCAGTTTTGCTAAAAACAGGAAACTGCCTTACCAATCAGATCGTAAGAGTAAAAGCAGCTCCACAACCTGTTATTACAAGCATTGATATTACCAACAGCACAATCACCGTCAATGTAAATGGTGGCACTCCACCCTACAAATTTTCTTTAGATGGTGTTACATGGCAGGATTCAAACATATTTTCAGGTTTATCAAGAGGAGAACATAAAATATTTGTTAAAGATTTTTACAACTGTAACCCTATTGATGTACAAATCACTGTTCCTAATCTTATCAATGCTATTACACCAAACGGAGATAACGTAAATGACTATATCGACTATTCTGCCCTTGCTTACAAAAAGAATCTGGTATTCATTGTTTATGACAGATATGGAAATAAGCTATATGAAGCCGATAAATTGAGAAATTACAGATGGGATGGCACTTCCGGTGGTAAAAAAATATCTACTGCTACTTACTGGTATACGATCTCTTGGAATGAAAATGACAAAAACAATACTCAAACAAATTACAATGGCTGGGTATTGGTTAAAAATAGAGAATAA